A stretch of the Papaver somniferum cultivar HN1 chromosome 6, ASM357369v1, whole genome shotgun sequence genome encodes the following:
- the LOC113290582 gene encoding F-box protein CPR1-like, with translation MFWFLAALPNINPKTPFELFLCTRTLQPPLAIILDGEKEETTPTLPDDIIGHILLMLPVKSIMRFRCVCKNWRYKLFRDPSFVNMHLKNSIQSGDFDCVSVKNHQDFNMLNRKSSQRVKYPNMWIDTHGSCNGLILMRGRLRNRWDMQDINLCLWNPTTKEFKDIEFDSEVKYGPAYSQDLTVTLTKVTYGLGYNCDTDDYKIVKVSAVYGFDSSRTYNRRPCYGSEVQVYALGSDSWKTLPNIVPYDIVYSCTRAFVNGVLYWIATPCPCLIIQKCNLILSFDIKSENFREVPLTPQVDELFGFNYPRRRMTLSVLGGCLCVVFLGCDDSEVWVMKDHKVRESWTNLFVAQISVEDPIACCMTLQCKLKGGEVLFTVKFGDAATYFVAYDPVHHKSELSKICRISGNNCSISENKCSIETFVESLV, from the coding sequence ATGTTTTGGTTTCTTGCTGCTCTtccaaatataaaccctaaaaccCCATTTGAACTCTTTCTCTGTACAAGAACGTTGCAACCACCATTAGCAATAATACTAGATGGAGAAAAGGAGGAGACTACGCCAACCCTCCCGGATGATATCATCGGACACATCCTTCTGATGTTACCAGTAAAATCTATAATGCGATTCAGGTGCGTATGCAAAAACTGGCGCTATAAGTTATTCAGAGACCCTAGTTTTGTTAATATGCATCTCAAAAATAGCATCCAAAGTGGAGATTTTGATTGTGTTTCAGTAAAAAATCACCAAGATTTTAATATGCTTAATAGAAAATCATCCCAACGGGTTAAGTATCCAAATATGTGGATTGACACACATGGTTCTTgtaatggtttgattttgatgagaGGTCGTCTGAGAAACCGATGGGATATGCAGGATATTAATCTTTGCCTTTGGAACCCAACTACGAAAGAGTTCAAGGATATAGAATTTGATTCAGAAGTCAAGTACGGACCGGCATACTCTCAAGATTTAACGGTAACACTAACCAAAGTCACGTATGGACTTGGTTATAATTGCGATACAGATGATTACAAGATTGTTAAAGTTAGTGCTGTCTATGGCTTTGATAGCAGCAGGACTTATAATCGACGTCCTTGTTATGGTTCTGAAGTTCAAGTCTATGCATTAGGATCGGATTCATGGAAAACATTACCGAACATCGTTCCCTATGATATAGTATATTCTTGCACTCGTGCATTTGTTAACGGGGTTCTTTACTGGATTGCAACTCCATGCCCTTGTCTCATTATCCAAAAATGTAACTTAATTCTTTCTTTCGATATCAAAAGCGAGAATTTCAGGGAAGTTCCACTTACTCCACAAGTCGATGAACTGTTTGGTTTTAACTATCCTCGGAGGAGAATGACATTAAGTGTTTTAGGAGGGTGCCTTTGTGTAGTTTTTCTTGGCTGTGATGATAGTGAAGTATGGGTTATGAAGGATCACAAAGTGAGAGAGTCTTGGACTAACTTGTTCGTTGCTCAAATCTCAGTCGAAGACCCAATAGCATGCTGTATGACATTACAATGCAAACTCAAGGGTGGTGAAGTTTTATTCACGGTCAAATTTGGTGATGCAGCTACTTATTTTGTTGCATATGACCCAGTGCACCACAAATCTGAACTTTCCAAGATCTGTCGCATCTCAGGAAACAATTGCAGTATCTCAGAAAACAAATGCAGTATAGAAACTTTTGTGGAGAGTCTAGTGTAA
- the LOC113287097 gene encoding uncharacterized protein LOC113287097: protein MANKSWKNKKTILRKWCDQFATISKRKNNRPQGVKSENWEKFVKMHDSEEDQKLREIGKESRKLLKVLHTTGRDGIARPRHIMEQQSPTGSVSRTVVYLATHVYQKIPQESLDVMDPDCYEVKYREYVAHVRELHETEQYREETHLDRDSVAKVFGVDDRGCVRGMGGGISKTELLASALPREQLRQQVLKTRDVEDRVHSLEVTVETLMAGLSCNSNTNNANAQGVDGGGCQLRSQKLIVRKMRKSCVSLGRIDRSRPPTNDEYHLVCVEEICLPSESLCDGNGNFRDINIGDKIFWPQHSVSLLPTDDDAF, encoded by the exons ATGGCAAATAAGTCATGGAAGAACAAAAAGACAATTTTAAGGAAATGGTGTGACCAGTTTGCTACTatttccaaaagaaagaacaaTAGACCACAAGGTGTGAAGAGCGAGAATTGGGAGAAATTTGTGAAAATGCATGATTCAGAAGAAGATCAGAAACTAAGGGAGATAGGTAAGGAATCAAGGAAGCTACTCAAGGTTTTGCATACTACTGGAAGGGATGGCATTGCACGTCCTCGTCATATTATGGAACAACAAAGTCCAACTGGAAGTGTGTCAAGAACTGTTGTATACTTGGCAACACATGTTTACCAAAAAATCCCTCAAGAATCACTTGATGTAATGGACCCTGATTGTTACGAAGTAAAATACAGAGAATATGTC GCACATGTAAGAGAACTGCATGAAACCGAGCAGTATAGAGAGGAAACCCACTTGGATAGAGATTCAGTTGCCAAG GTGTTTGGAGTTGATGATAGGGGATGTGTTCGAGGAATGGGAGGTGGGATATCAAAGACTGAACTGCTTGCTTCCGCACTTCCTAGGGAGCAGTTACGACAGCAagtgctgaagactagagatgtGGAAGATCGTGTCCATAGTCTCGAGGTAACTGTTGAGACACTAATGGCTGGTTTGAGTTGCAATTCCAACACCAACAATGCTAATGCTCAG GGAGTGGATGGTGGTGGTTGTCAACTCAGAAGCCAGAAATTAATTGTGAGAAAGATGAGAAAAAGTTGTGTTTCCTTGGGACGTATAGATAGGAGTAGGCCTCCAACTAATGATGAATATCATTTGGTCTGCGTTGAAGAAATTTGTCTACCTTCTGAGAGTCTGTGCGATGGCAATGGTAATTTTCGTGATATTAACATAGGCGACAAGATTTTCTGGCCTCAACACTCGGTTTCTCTACTCCCCACTGATGATGATGCGTTTTAA
- the LOC113287098 gene encoding uncharacterized protein LOC113287098, with the protein MGKKRKSIASRLDEVDRTMYSTFCNAANSLSQLYTQAMNQQKLSFQAGERNAMEKLYDWIRRQQQEGSRVATSDILAYLQNELDYGGEDLPMSPNLPFPQQQHHLTFMNPSIQVSSGSLSSVTAGQVSRSGQFDNQVKNTSFSNALSSPVRRSFQNCQLAQGGDNINNVVPSKNGVRNDAHSNDTFMDMHSDSPTSSS; encoded by the exons ATGGGGAAAAAGAGGAAATCAATCGCTTCTCGTCTTGATGAAGTTGATCGGACCATGTATTCAACTTTCTGTAATGCCGCAAATTCATTATCTCAGCTTTATACACAAGCCATGAATCAACAGAAACTTTCATTTCAAGCTGGAGAAAGAAATGCAATG GAGAAACTCTATGACTGGATCCGGCGACAACAACAGGAAGGGTCAAGAGTTGCAACTTCGGATATACTCGCGTACTTGCAG AATGAGCTCGACTATGGTGGAGAAGACCTCCCTATGTCTCCCAACCTTCCGTTCCCGCAACAGCAACATCATTTGACTTTCATGAATCCAAGTATCCAAGTATCCTCTGGCTCATTAAGCTCAGTGACTGCTGGACAAGTTTCTAGGTCAGGTCAGTTTGATAACCAGGTTAAGAACACAAGTTTCTCAAATGCTTTATCGAGCCCAGTTCGTAGGAGCTTTCAGAACTGTCAATTGGCTCAGGGAGGCGATAATATAAACAATGTTGTACCTTCTAAGAATGGAGTTAGGAATGACGCCCACTCTAATGACACCTTTATGGACATGCATTCAGATAGTCCCACTTCTTCATCCTGA